One segment of Streptomyces sp. NBC_00576 DNA contains the following:
- a CDS encoding MFS transporter, with product MSTSPQSDLRSQGHPQRWLILGVICLAQLTVLLDNTVLNVAIPSLTRELGASTSDIQWMINAYSLVQSGLLLTAGSAADRYGRKKMLIAGLVLFGVGSLVAGLADSTGQLIAARAGMGVGGALLMTTTLAVAMQIFTPEEQPKAIGIWAAVNSLGFATGPLIGGFMLNHFWWGAIFLVNIPVAVLGLVAAVALVPESKNPTGERPDLLGALLSTIGMSSLVFAIISGPEHGWTSGRVLVPATVAVVVLGAFAYWESRIPYPMLDMHFFRNRRFTGAVAGAVLITFGMGGSLFLLTQHMQFVLGYGPLEAGLRTAPLALAIVALNFTGVSAKWAARLGTPLAIGLGMTLMACGLVSIATVASGGYAGTLLGLLLIGTGAAVASPAMAHAIMSSIPPEKAGVGAGINGTVAEFGQGLGVAVLGAVLNSRFAALISVAAVSLPGALAEAGSAAERARITDAFASGLEASQLVGAGAVLLGGFVAAVLLRRAERAGSEVDVVAQ from the coding sequence ATGTCTACGTCCCCCCAGAGCGACCTTCGGAGCCAGGGCCACCCCCAGCGCTGGCTGATCCTTGGTGTCATCTGTCTCGCGCAGCTCACCGTGCTGCTCGACAACACCGTCCTGAACGTCGCGATCCCCTCCCTCACCCGGGAGTTGGGCGCCTCCACCTCGGACATCCAGTGGATGATCAACGCGTACTCGTTGGTCCAGTCGGGCCTGCTGCTCACCGCCGGCAGCGCCGCCGACCGCTACGGCCGCAAGAAGATGCTGATCGCGGGGCTGGTTCTGTTCGGCGTGGGCTCACTGGTCGCTGGACTGGCCGACAGCACCGGCCAGTTGATCGCGGCGCGCGCCGGGATGGGCGTCGGCGGCGCGCTGCTGATGACGACCACTCTCGCCGTGGCGATGCAGATCTTCACGCCCGAGGAGCAGCCGAAGGCCATCGGCATCTGGGCCGCGGTCAACTCGCTCGGGTTCGCCACCGGTCCGCTCATCGGCGGATTCATGCTGAACCACTTCTGGTGGGGCGCGATCTTCCTCGTCAACATCCCGGTCGCGGTACTGGGACTGGTGGCGGCCGTGGCCCTCGTACCCGAGTCGAAAAACCCGACCGGCGAGCGCCCGGACCTCCTGGGCGCCCTGCTCTCCACGATCGGTATGTCCTCGCTCGTGTTCGCGATCATCTCCGGGCCCGAGCACGGCTGGACGTCCGGCCGGGTGCTGGTGCCGGCGACCGTCGCGGTCGTGGTGCTGGGCGCCTTCGCGTACTGGGAGAGCCGGATCCCGTACCCCATGCTCGACATGCACTTCTTCAGGAACCGGCGGTTCACGGGAGCGGTCGCGGGTGCGGTGCTGATCACGTTCGGGATGGGCGGCTCGCTCTTCCTGCTCACCCAGCACATGCAGTTCGTGCTCGGCTACGGCCCCTTGGAGGCAGGGCTGCGTACGGCACCGCTCGCGCTCGCGATCGTGGCGCTCAACTTCACCGGTGTGTCGGCGAAATGGGCGGCGAGGCTCGGGACTCCGCTCGCCATCGGGCTGGGCATGACACTGATGGCGTGCGGCCTGGTCTCCATCGCGACGGTTGCCTCCGGCGGTTACGCGGGTACGTTGCTCGGCCTGCTGCTCATCGGGACGGGGGCCGCGGTGGCCAGCCCGGCGATGGCACACGCGATCATGAGCTCGATCCCGCCGGAGAAGGCCGGCGTCGGGGCGGGGATCAACGGCACGGTGGCGGAGTTCGGGCAGGGGCTGGGCGTCGCGGTGCTCGGCGCTGTGCTGAACTCGCGGTTCGCGGCGCTGATTTCTGTCGCCGCGGTGTCCCTGCCGGGGGCGTTGGCGGAGGCGGGGTCGGCTGCGGAGAGGGCGCGTATTACGGATGCGTTTGCCTCCGGCTTGGAGGCCAGTCAGTTGGTGGGGGCGGGGGCGGTGTTGCTAGGGGGGTTTGTCGCGGCGGTGTTGTTGCGCAGGGCTGAGCGGGCAGGCTCCGAGGTGGATGTAGTCGCCCAGTAG
- a CDS encoding SigE family RNA polymerase sigma factor, with protein sequence MRTPDEQDVSDAGGAVEVGLDFDEFARSRQAQLRRTAYLLCGDWHLAEDLTQTALAKLYAAWRRVRLDSPDGYARKVLFRTFVDETRRRRWWERPRAYEFDVAAPAQDPELRLTLLAALRQVPARSRAVLVLRFWEDQSVEATATALGCSVGTVKSQTSRGLAALRRILGDTPLAPSPPGSGGGSGGGAGMDPGNGYLRAGW encoded by the coding sequence ATCCGGACGCCGGACGAACAGGACGTCTCCGACGCCGGTGGCGCGGTCGAAGTCGGGCTCGACTTCGACGAGTTCGCGCGCAGCCGCCAGGCGCAACTGCGCCGTACGGCGTACCTGCTGTGCGGTGACTGGCACTTGGCCGAGGACCTGACGCAGACGGCGCTCGCGAAGCTGTACGCGGCATGGCGCCGGGTGCGGCTGGACAGTCCCGATGGCTACGCCCGCAAGGTGCTGTTCCGGACCTTCGTGGACGAGACCCGGCGGCGGCGCTGGTGGGAGCGGCCGAGAGCGTACGAGTTCGACGTCGCGGCCCCGGCGCAGGACCCGGAGCTTCGGCTGACGCTCCTGGCCGCGCTGCGGCAGGTGCCCGCGCGCAGCCGGGCGGTGCTGGTGCTGCGGTTCTGGGAGGACCAGAGCGTGGAGGCGACCGCGACGGCACTGGGATGCAGTGTCGGCACGGTGAAGAGCCAGACCTCCCGGGGGCTGGCCGCACTGCGCCGGATCCTGGGCGACACGCCACTGGCGCCGTCACCGCCCGGAAGCGGTGGCGGTAGTGGTGGCGGTGCGGGGATGGACCCGGGCAACGGATATCTGAGGGCGGGGTGGTGA
- a CDS encoding ArnT family glycosyltransferase has protein sequence MTTHFDQTTHSGPSGPGGASPSYPPPDSTAVQQAVVPETVVPETAVPAPSSGEPKQPFVGRLWRGRPEDHRWVRPAFLATLLVIGALYTWNLTASGYANSFYSAAVQAGSQSWKAFFFGSLDSANAITVDKPPASLWPMSLSVRLFGLNSFAILFPQVLMAVATAGVLYASVRRRFSATAGFLTMAVFALTPVAVLMFRFNNPDALLALLMAAAVYCTQRAMEKAETKWLVWAGTAIGFAFLVKTLQAFLILPVLALVYVIFAPTSVRRRIGQVLAAGLAMIVAGGWWVAIVELWPASSRPYIGGSQNNSFLELTFGYNGLGRINGDETGSVGGGGGGGGTGMWGETGWDRMFSSSSGGQISWLIPAALILLVAAIWAGRKAKRTDTARAGLLLWGGSLLITMVIFSYMQGIFHDYYTVALAPYIAPLVGMGAALLWQERDKTWASLTLAGATTATAVWGYVLLNRSSDYLPWLKWLVLVGGLVAALGLIFVNRLGRQLALAVVGLSFVTALAGPTAYSLTTLNEGHTGSIITAGPSVAGGRGGPGGGGGMRGGFGGGTGGQQGQQNGNGNTQGNQQGGGMGQPPTGGFPGGANGNTQNQQQGNGNTQQGGPGGQTGDGGGMGGGGGVGGLLNGASVGSEAKALLEKNASDYTWAAAAIGAQNAASYQLSTGDPVMAIGGFNGTDPSPTLAEFKKYVEDGKIHYFISSGSGGGGMGGGSSTTSTSSQISSWVESNFKEVTVGSATFYDLTQPTSSSS, from the coding sequence ATGACCACTCACTTCGACCAGACGACACATTCAGGCCCTTCGGGTCCGGGGGGTGCGAGCCCCTCGTATCCGCCGCCGGACTCAACAGCCGTACAGCAGGCGGTGGTTCCCGAGACGGTGGTTCCCGAGACGGCTGTGCCGGCGCCTTCTTCCGGTGAGCCCAAGCAGCCCTTCGTAGGCAGACTGTGGCGCGGGCGGCCCGAGGACCACCGGTGGGTGCGGCCCGCGTTCCTCGCCACGCTGCTGGTGATCGGCGCGCTGTACACCTGGAATCTGACCGCCTCCGGATACGCCAACTCCTTCTACTCCGCGGCAGTTCAGGCCGGCAGCCAGTCCTGGAAGGCCTTCTTCTTCGGGTCCCTCGACTCGGCCAACGCCATCACCGTCGACAAGCCCCCGGCCTCCCTCTGGCCGATGTCGCTGTCGGTGCGGCTCTTCGGCCTCAACTCCTTCGCGATCCTGTTCCCGCAGGTTCTGATGGCCGTCGCCACGGCGGGTGTGCTGTACGCGTCCGTGCGGCGTCGGTTCAGCGCCACGGCCGGGTTCCTCACGATGGCGGTCTTCGCGCTGACGCCCGTCGCCGTGCTGATGTTCCGCTTCAACAACCCTGACGCGCTCCTCGCGCTCCTGATGGCCGCCGCGGTCTACTGCACCCAGCGCGCCATGGAGAAGGCCGAGACGAAGTGGCTGGTCTGGGCGGGTACGGCGATCGGTTTCGCCTTCCTGGTCAAGACGCTCCAGGCCTTCCTGATCCTGCCGGTGCTGGCACTGGTGTACGTGATCTTCGCGCCGACCAGCGTCCGCAGGCGCATCGGACAGGTACTGGCCGCCGGGCTCGCGATGATCGTCGCGGGCGGCTGGTGGGTCGCGATCGTCGAACTGTGGCCTGCGTCCTCGCGTCCCTACATCGGCGGCTCGCAGAACAACTCCTTCCTCGAACTGACCTTTGGCTACAACGGACTTGGCCGTATCAACGGCGACGAGACCGGCAGCGTCGGTGGCGGTGGCGGCGGAGGCGGCACCGGAATGTGGGGCGAGACCGGCTGGGACCGGATGTTCAGCTCCAGCAGCGGCGGCCAGATCTCCTGGCTGATCCCGGCCGCGCTGATCCTGCTCGTCGCGGCGATCTGGGCCGGCCGCAAGGCCAAGCGCACGGACACCGCCCGCGCCGGGCTCCTCCTCTGGGGCGGCTCGCTGCTGATCACCATGGTGATCTTCAGTTACATGCAGGGCATCTTCCACGACTACTACACCGTCGCCCTCGCCCCCTACATCGCGCCGCTGGTCGGCATGGGCGCGGCCCTGCTCTGGCAGGAGCGGGACAAGACGTGGGCGTCGCTGACGCTCGCGGGTGCCACGACGGCCACCGCGGTCTGGGGGTACGTCCTCCTCAACCGCTCCTCCGACTACCTGCCCTGGCTGAAGTGGCTCGTGCTGGTGGGCGGGCTCGTGGCCGCGCTGGGTCTCATCTTCGTCAACAGGCTTGGGCGTCAACTGGCCCTGGCGGTCGTCGGGTTGAGCTTTGTCACGGCGCTGGCGGGGCCGACCGCGTACTCCCTCACCACCCTCAACGAGGGTCACACCGGCTCGATCATCACGGCGGGTCCGTCCGTGGCGGGCGGTCGTGGTGGTCCCGGCGGTGGTGGCGGTATGCGCGGTGGCTTCGGTGGCGGTACGGGCGGCCAGCAGGGTCAGCAGAACGGCAACGGCAACACCCAGGGCAACCAGCAGGGTGGCGGCATGGGCCAGCCCCCGACGGGTGGCTTCCCCGGCGGTGCCAACGGCAACACCCAGAATCAGCAGCAGGGCAACGGCAACACCCAGCAGGGTGGCCCTGGCGGGCAGACCGGTGACGGTGGCGGCATGGGCGGCGGCGGTGGCGTGGGTGGTCTGCTCAACGGTGCCAGTGTCGGCAGCGAGGCCAAGGCCCTGCTGGAGAAGAACGCGAGTGACTACACCTGGGCCGCGGCGGCCATCGGCGCCCAGAACGCGGCGAGTTACCAGCTCTCCACCGGCGACCCGGTGATGGCGATCGGCGGCTTCAACGGCACCGACCCGTCCCCGACGCTGGCCGAGTTCAAGAAGTACGTGGAGGACGGCAAGATCCACTACTTCATCTCCAGCGGCTCCGGCGGCGGTGGCATGGGCGGCGGCAGCAGCACGACGAGTACGTCGTCCCAGATCAGCTCGTGGGTCGAGAGCAACTTCAAGGAGGTGACGGTGGGTTCGGCCACCTTCTACGACCTGACGCAGCCGACGAGCAGCAGCAGCTGA
- a CDS encoding amidohydrolase family protein yields the protein MREASEDGDADVDREVTEVRRFWTRLGLPGLVDVHTHFMPERVLRKVWAYFDAVGSTDNGVEWPITYRLEEDERLALIREFGVRAFTAMLYPHKAGMAQWLNQWATDFARRTPDCLHTSTLFPEPGVEGYVREAVESGARVFKAHVQVGAYDPADELLDPAWGLLAEAGTPVVIHCGSGPAPGKHTGPEPIGRVLARHPRLRLVVAHMGLPEYEEFIGLAERYDEVRLDTTMAFTDFAERMAQFPRSALPRLADLGDRVLLGSDFPNIPYPYAHQLHALERLDLGDDWLRAVCHDNGARLFGL from the coding sequence ATGAGGGAAGCCTCGGAGGACGGGGACGCCGACGTCGACCGTGAGGTGACCGAGGTCCGGCGGTTCTGGACGCGGCTCGGGCTGCCCGGCCTTGTCGATGTGCACACGCACTTCATGCCTGAGCGCGTCCTGCGGAAGGTCTGGGCCTACTTCGACGCCGTCGGGTCGACGGACAACGGCGTCGAGTGGCCGATCACCTACCGGCTGGAGGAGGACGAACGGCTCGCGCTGATACGGGAGTTCGGCGTGCGGGCCTTCACCGCGATGCTCTACCCGCACAAGGCCGGAATGGCCCAGTGGCTCAACCAGTGGGCCACCGACTTCGCTCGCCGTACCCCCGACTGTCTGCACACCTCCACCCTCTTCCCCGAGCCGGGCGTCGAGGGGTACGTCCGGGAGGCCGTCGAGTCCGGCGCGCGCGTCTTCAAGGCGCACGTCCAGGTGGGGGCGTACGACCCGGCCGACGAACTCCTCGACCCGGCCTGGGGACTGCTCGCCGAGGCCGGGACACCCGTGGTGATCCACTGCGGCTCCGGTCCGGCACCCGGCAAGCACACCGGGCCCGAACCGATCGGGCGCGTACTGGCCCGGCATCCCCGGTTGCGGCTGGTCGTCGCGCACATGGGCCTGCCCGAGTACGAGGAGTTCATCGGCCTCGCCGAGCGGTACGACGAGGTGCGGCTGGACACGACGATGGCGTTCACCGACTTCGCAGAGCGGATGGCCCAGTTTCCCCGGTCGGCGCTTCCCCGGCTGGCGGACCTCGGCGACCGCGTCCTGCTCGGCTCGGACTTCCCGAACATCCCGTATCCGTACGCCCACCAACTGCACGCCCTGGAGCGCCTGGACCTGGGCGACGACTGGCTCCGGGCCGTGTGCCACGACAACGGGGCGCGGCTGTTCGGGCTGTGA
- a CDS encoding response regulator transcription factor translates to MTTTSPQGRTELLRPDGSPVRVLVVDDELSITELLSMALRYEGWQIRSAGDGTGAVQTAREFRPDAVVLDMMLPDMDGLTVLGRLRRELPEVPVLFLTAKDAVEDRIAGLTAGGDDYVTKPFSLEEVVARLRGLIRRSGAADRRSDSMLVVGDLTLDEDSHEVSRSGDGIHLTATEFELLRFLMRNPRRVLSKAQILDRVWSYDFGGQANVVELYISYLRRKIDAGREPMIHTRRGAGYLIKPAG, encoded by the coding sequence ATGACCACGACCTCGCCCCAGGGGCGCACCGAACTGCTGAGGCCGGACGGGAGCCCCGTCCGAGTGCTTGTGGTGGACGACGAGCTGTCGATCACCGAGCTGCTGTCCATGGCCCTTCGCTACGAAGGCTGGCAGATACGCAGCGCGGGTGACGGAACGGGTGCGGTGCAGACCGCGCGAGAGTTCCGGCCCGACGCCGTCGTTCTCGACATGATGCTGCCCGACATGGACGGCCTCACCGTCCTGGGCCGGCTGCGCCGCGAGCTGCCCGAGGTACCCGTGCTGTTCCTGACGGCGAAGGATGCCGTCGAGGACCGGATCGCCGGCCTCACCGCCGGTGGCGACGACTACGTCACCAAGCCGTTCAGCCTCGAAGAGGTCGTGGCGCGGTTGCGCGGTCTGATCCGGCGCTCCGGTGCCGCCGACCGGCGCTCCGACTCGATGCTGGTCGTCGGGGATCTCACCCTCGACGAGGACAGCCACGAGGTGTCGCGGTCCGGGGACGGCATCCACCTCACCGCGACCGAGTTCGAGCTGCTGCGCTTCCTGATGCGCAACCCGCGGCGCGTGCTCAGCAAGGCGCAGATACTCGACCGCGTGTGGTCGTACGACTTCGGCGGCCAGGCCAACGTCGTCGAGCTGTACATCTCCTACCTGCGGCGGAAGATCGACGCCGGGCGCGAGCCGATGATCCACACCCGGCGCGGCGCCGGATATCTGATCAAGCCCGCCGGCTGA
- a CDS encoding sensor histidine kinase, producing MSSKRRAGGQRRLGRSQQKEQQRRNKPRTLRTRLVVSAVTLIAVVCAVMGAVTTIALQQHLNTQLNDQVKEAANRAVGPPKGTVGPGGGNGNPPGQLPDSTGSSTTGSSTTGSTGSTGSASSNGGSTASTGTRAPTPTVEERLADFATRGGTQEDTIAAAVDTTGGVTKAVIAKLESDTTDSDVADDMTAADLNETQMAELAAIPRDDSLHTVTLTGLGEYRVKYASGDRGNFYVALPTESVTSTISTLILVEISVTAAGLVAAGIAGSVLVGVALRPLRRVASTATRVSELPLHTGEVTLNERVAESETDPHTEVGQVGAALNRMLDHVHGALQSRQQSEMRVRQFVADASHELRTPLASIRGYAELTRRGREETGPDTRHALGRIESEAGRMTLLVEDLLLLARLDAGRPLQFDQTDLVPLVVDTISDARAAGRDHNWRLDLPDEPALVSADAARLQQVLVNLLANARTHTPPGTTVTARVQRRGPWLCVDVQDDGQGIPADLLPHVFERFARGDTARSRTTGSTGLGLAIVQAVATAHGGAVTVDSVPGQTVFTVHLPALAPEAAPETNWQSDSQAQHSATTWVQQGA from the coding sequence GTGAGTAGTAAGAGGAGAGCGGGCGGGCAGCGAAGGCTGGGCAGGTCGCAGCAGAAGGAGCAGCAGCGGCGGAACAAGCCGCGGACACTGCGTACGCGGCTCGTCGTCTCGGCGGTCACGCTGATCGCCGTGGTGTGCGCGGTGATGGGCGCGGTGACGACCATCGCGCTCCAACAGCACCTCAACACGCAGTTGAACGACCAGGTCAAGGAGGCCGCCAACCGCGCCGTAGGTCCCCCGAAGGGGACGGTGGGCCCGGGCGGTGGCAACGGCAATCCTCCCGGCCAGCTGCCGGACAGCACCGGCTCGTCCACCACCGGCTCGTCCACCACCGGTTCCACAGGTTCCACCGGTTCCGCGTCCTCCAACGGCGGCAGCACCGCCTCCACCGGTACGCGCGCTCCCACCCCCACCGTCGAGGAGCGGCTCGCGGACTTCGCCACCAGGGGCGGGACGCAGGAGGACACCATCGCCGCCGCCGTCGACACGACCGGCGGTGTCACCAAGGCGGTCATCGCCAAGCTGGAGTCGGACACGACCGACAGCGACGTCGCCGATGACATGACGGCCGCCGATCTGAATGAGACGCAGATGGCCGAGCTGGCCGCCATCCCCCGGGACGACAGCCTGCACACCGTCACCCTCACCGGGCTCGGCGAGTACCGCGTCAAGTACGCCTCCGGTGACCGGGGCAATTTCTACGTAGCCCTGCCCACCGAGTCCGTCACCTCGACCATCAGCACCCTGATCCTTGTCGAGATCAGCGTCACCGCCGCAGGCCTCGTCGCCGCCGGTATCGCGGGCTCCGTGCTCGTCGGTGTGGCCCTGCGCCCCCTCCGCAGGGTCGCCTCGACCGCCACCCGAGTCTCCGAACTCCCGCTGCACACCGGCGAGGTGACCCTCAACGAGCGTGTCGCCGAGTCCGAGACCGACCCGCACACCGAGGTAGGCCAGGTCGGCGCCGCGCTGAACCGGATGCTCGATCATGTGCACGGCGCCCTGCAGTCGCGCCAGCAGAGCGAGATGCGCGTACGTCAGTTCGTCGCGGACGCCAGCCATGAGCTGCGGACGCCCCTCGCCTCCATTCGCGGGTACGCCGAGCTGACCAGACGTGGACGCGAGGAGACCGGGCCGGACACGCGGCACGCGCTCGGGCGGATCGAGTCGGAGGCGGGGCGGATGACCCTGCTCGTCGAGGATCTCCTCCTCCTCGCCCGCCTCGACGCGGGCCGCCCGCTCCAGTTCGACCAGACCGACCTCGTACCGCTCGTCGTGGACACCATCAGCGACGCGCGCGCCGCCGGACGGGACCACAACTGGCGGCTCGACCTGCCCGACGAGCCCGCGCTGGTCTCGGCGGACGCGGCCCGGCTGCAACAGGTCCTGGTGAACCTGCTGGCCAACGCCCGTACGCACACCCCGCCCGGGACGACCGTCACTGCGCGCGTGCAGCGGCGCGGGCCGTGGCTGTGTGTGGACGTGCAGGACGACGGGCAGGGCATCCCGGCCGACCTGTTGCCGCATGTGTTCGAGAGGTTCGCGCGCGGCGACACCGCGCGCTCCCGCACCACCGGGTCGACCGGGCTCGGGCTCGCCATCGTGCAGGCCGTCGCGACCGCGCACGGCGGCGCCGTGACCGTCGACAGTGTGCCCGGACAGACCGTCTTCACGGTGCATCTGCCGGCCCTCGCCCCCGAAGCGGCACCCGAAACAAACTGGCAATCGGACTCACAGGCACAGCACAGTGCCACCACATGGGTGCAACAGGGGGCCTGA
- a CDS encoding bifunctional glycosyltransferase family 2/GtrA family protein — MRTDSSPGTLPAREHLPAAAAGTPVLDVVIPVFNEEKDLQPCVLRLHEHLKRTFPYAFRITVADNASTDTTPLVAARLAAELPEVRSFRLEQKGRGRALRTVWSASDAPILAYMDVDLSTDLNALLPLVAPLISGHSDLAIGSRLARSSRVVRGAKREFISRMYNLILRGSLQARFTDAQCGFKAIRRDVAQILLPLIEDTGWFFDTEMLVLAERAGLRIHEVPVDWVDDPDSTVHIVKTATDDLKGVLRVGKALATGSLPLDRLTRPFGDDPRDRDIKDVPKGLARQLVGFCVVGGMSTLFYLVLYSAFRGFAGSQTANALALLVSAVANTAANRRLTFGVRGRGGAVRHQAQGLVVFGIGLALTSGSLAALNAATSDPGHSTELAVLITANLAATVLRFLLFRAWVFPDQDDEPTSSSFSSSSSSTVVASHTPSSPVYQAYTTGPYANASLNNASHNNASHNNASYGNSPYPTDQFRAGDVADRTWGDATTRLQPVRPHDSQDPRNPR; from the coding sequence ATGCGAACCGACTCTTCTCCCGGCACCCTGCCGGCGCGGGAGCACCTCCCGGCCGCGGCAGCCGGTACGCCTGTCCTGGACGTAGTGATCCCCGTCTTCAACGAGGAGAAGGACCTCCAGCCATGCGTGCTCAGACTGCACGAGCACCTCAAGCGCACGTTCCCGTACGCGTTCCGCATCACGGTCGCGGACAACGCGTCCACGGACACCACTCCCCTGGTGGCGGCGCGGCTGGCGGCGGAGCTGCCGGAGGTCAGGTCCTTCCGGCTGGAGCAGAAGGGGCGCGGCCGGGCACTGCGGACCGTGTGGTCCGCGTCGGACGCGCCGATCCTCGCCTACATGGACGTCGACCTGTCGACCGACCTGAACGCCCTGCTGCCGCTGGTGGCACCGCTGATCTCCGGCCACTCGGACCTCGCGATCGGCTCCCGGCTCGCCCGCTCCTCGCGCGTCGTGCGCGGTGCCAAGCGGGAGTTCATCAGCCGGATGTACAACCTGATCCTGCGTGGCTCGCTCCAGGCCCGCTTCACGGATGCGCAGTGCGGATTCAAGGCCATCCGGCGTGATGTCGCCCAGATCCTGCTGCCGCTCATCGAGGACACCGGCTGGTTCTTCGACACGGAGATGCTGGTGCTGGCCGAGCGCGCGGGCCTGCGCATCCACGAGGTGCCGGTCGACTGGGTCGACGACCCGGACTCGACCGTCCACATCGTCAAGACGGCGACCGACGACCTCAAGGGGGTGTTGCGCGTGGGCAAGGCCCTTGCCACCGGCTCGCTGCCGCTGGACCGGCTCACCCGGCCCTTCGGCGACGATCCGCGCGACCGTGACATCAAGGACGTACCGAAGGGGCTGGCCCGCCAGCTCGTCGGGTTCTGTGTGGTCGGCGGTATGTCGACCCTCTTCTATCTGGTGCTCTACAGCGCCTTCCGGGGCTTCGCCGGTTCGCAGACCGCCAACGCGCTCGCGCTGCTGGTCTCCGCCGTCGCGAACACCGCGGCCAACCGGCGGCTGACCTTCGGGGTGCGCGGCCGGGGCGGGGCCGTGCGTCACCAGGCGCAGGGTCTGGTCGTCTTCGGCATCGGACTCGCCCTCACCAGCGGCTCGCTCGCCGCCCTCAACGCGGCGACCAGCGACCCCGGGCACTCCACGGAACTGGCGGTGCTCATCACCGCCAACCTCGCGGCGACGGTGCTGCGGTTCCTGCTCTTCAGGGCCTGGGTGTTCCCGGACCAGGACGACGAGCCGACTTCCTCGTCCTTCTCTTCTTCCTCCTCGTCGACGGTGGTCGCCTCGCACACGCCGAGCTCGCCCGTCTACCAGGCGTACACCACAGGCCCGTACGCCAACGCGTCGCTCAACAACGCGTCGCACAACAACGCGTCGCACAACAACGCTTCGTACGGCAACTCCCCTTACCCCACCGACCAGTTCCGCGCCGGTGATGTCGCGGACCGCACCTGGGGGGACGCGACCACGCGGCTCCAGCCGGTGCGCCCGCACGACAGCCAGGATCCGAGGAACCCGCGATGA
- a CDS encoding TetR/AcrR family transcriptional regulator, whose amino-acid sequence MVRAAEGPARTSVWLDGKAVRRSGAGRAAQPSGLDRDRITEVTVRLLDAEGLAKFSMRRLAAELNVTAMSVYWYVDTKDDLLELALDAASAELCLPDPEADGEDWRDQLRMLAAEYRALLVRHPWVSPLAGTYLNIGPHSQAFSRAVQRVIRRTGLPPRGLTGAIAAVFQFVYGFGTVEGHFIARCADAGMTQDAYFQHAMSAVGAAPETAGFIQESADMMAARGGGTVEEMRERDFDFALELLVAGIEAMVARA is encoded by the coding sequence ATGGTGAGGGCAGCCGAGGGGCCGGCGCGGACCAGCGTGTGGCTGGACGGTAAAGCCGTGCGCCGGAGTGGTGCAGGTCGAGCCGCGCAGCCGTCCGGGCTCGACCGGGACCGGATCACCGAGGTGACTGTTCGTCTGCTGGACGCGGAGGGGCTGGCCAAGTTCTCCATGCGGCGTCTCGCCGCCGAGCTGAACGTCACAGCGATGTCCGTGTACTGGTACGTCGACACCAAGGACGACCTGCTCGAACTCGCCCTCGACGCGGCCTCCGCCGAGCTGTGCCTGCCCGACCCGGAGGCCGATGGCGAGGACTGGCGGGACCAGTTGCGCATGCTGGCCGCCGAGTACCGCGCCCTGCTGGTCCGCCACCCCTGGGTGTCGCCGCTCGCCGGGACCTACCTCAACATCGGCCCGCACTCGCAGGCCTTCTCACGTGCCGTACAGCGCGTCATCCGCCGTACCGGCCTGCCCCCGCGGGGGCTGACGGGCGCCATCGCCGCCGTCTTCCAGTTCGTGTACGGGTTCGGCACGGTCGAGGGCCACTTCATCGCCCGCTGCGCGGACGCCGGCATGACCCAGGACGCCTATTTCCAGCACGCCATGAGCGCCGTCGGGGCCGCCCCGGAGACCGCCGGGTTCATCCAGGAGTCGGCGGACATGATGGCGGCGCGGGGCGGCGGCACGGTGGAGGAGATGCGCGAGCGGGATTTCGACTTCGCGCTGGAGCTGCTGGTGGCGGGGATCGAGGCGATGGTGGCGAGGGCCTGA
- a CDS encoding PPOX class F420-dependent oxidoreductase: MAPNIATNTAVSLDELLDFVRPRHRAILLTRRADGSPQASPLTCGVDDSGRVVVSTYPERAKTRNAKRDERVSLLVLSDDWNGPWVQIDGTAEVIDPPDSVEPLVEYYRNIAGEHPDWDEYRAAMLKQGKSIIRVTPEKWGPVATGGFPARLVAEEA, translated from the coding sequence ATGGCACCGAACATCGCTACGAACACCGCCGTGTCCCTGGACGAGCTGCTCGACTTCGTACGGCCCCGCCACCGGGCGATCCTCCTCACCCGGCGCGCGGACGGCTCCCCGCAGGCCTCGCCGCTGACCTGCGGGGTCGACGACTCGGGGCGGGTCGTCGTGTCGACGTACCCCGAGCGCGCCAAGACGCGCAACGCCAAGCGGGACGAGCGCGTCAGCCTGCTGGTGCTGAGCGACGACTGGAACGGGCCCTGGGTCCAGATCGACGGCACGGCCGAGGTCATCGACCCTCCCGATTCCGTCGAGCCCCTCGTCGAGTACTACCGGAACATCGCCGGTGAGCACCCGGACTGGGACGAGTACCGCGCGGCCATGCTCAAGCAGGGCAAGTCGATCATCCGGGTCACACCGGAGAAGTGGGGGCCCGTGGCTACGGGCGGGTTCCCGGCACGGTTGGTGGCCGAGGAGGCGTAG